Proteins from a genomic interval of Trifolium pratense cultivar HEN17-A07 linkage group LG6, ARS_RC_1.1, whole genome shotgun sequence:
- the LOC123892684 gene encoding LEAF RUST 10 DISEASE-RESISTANCE LOCUS RECEPTOR-LIKE PROTEIN KINASE-like 2.3, producing MRGSIIMYYHTVSLLPFLKMFFIVLLLIISTSTNNINAEYDEANYMSDLLQSLSHTPSSWSNKIHHCKWKGITCNSTTQAVTSIILPSNSLTGTLPSNIETLTNLTHIDLHNNSLNGPLPDFTNLALLQTISLGHNNFTSLPEDNLRYFTELRTLNLSNNLNLSQWGFPMNYFDYSSPLYSIDFEATNMIGSFSDPDIFDSFPNLHTFIISHNKMEGFLPPSLGKSAIRNLRLNNQRGHAFSGTIDIISKMRNLSQAWLHHNNFKGHIPNMSNCINLFDLQLQSNSLDGLVPPSLFSLTSLNIISLEENRLQGPLPEFRKGVNATFEHNNFCRSDVGPCDSQIMILYDIIDALGSPVFLATQGNNACTGGTWIKLMPDRVQIKCERGKIVSFKICYVNGIHDSGSGTISPKFSNLTSLVNLTLVGNNLTGPIPHSLTTLHHLQLLDVSDNNLSGTIPKFPYEIKLNITGNNLLRQNMSRQGGGENATTPGNDQTGGSSKAANLRPFWIAGAFGVGFVVLIVLIICKRKRYHILVKRWVVKKTIKSIDNNVEDFIKSYNLSVPIKQYRYSEVKRMTNSFRDKLGQGGYGVVYKASLLDGRQVAVKVINESKGNGEEFINEVDSISRTSHVNIVSLLGFCYENKRALIYEYMSKGSLDKFILKGGFPYAICSLDWNTMYKIAIGIARGLEYLHQGCISRILHLDIKPQNILLDEDFCPKISDFGLAKICERNNSIVSMLGTRGTVGYIAPEVFNRMFGGVSHKSDVYSYGMLILEMIGGRKNYDTGGSCTSEMYFPDWIYKDLEQGNNLESGLANSEEENDMVRKITMVSLWCIQTNPSDRPSMSRVIEMLQGPLLSMSYPPKPFLYSPEMPPLQTSHVSSSNLQETNSESQ from the exons ATGAGAGGATCCATTATCATGTACTATCACACTGTATCTCTTCTTCCTTTCTTGAAGATGTTCTTCATCGTACTCTTACTAATAATTTCAACATCTACCAATAATATTAATGCAGAATACGATGAAGCAAATTACATGTCCGATTTATTACAATCACTATCCCATACTCCCTCTAGCTGGTCTAACAAAATTCACCACTGCAAATGGAAAGGCATAACTTGCAACTCAACTACTCAAGCTGTTACCTCCATCATCCTCCCATCAAATTCACTCACCGGCACACTCCCTTCGAATATCGAGACTCTAACTAATCTCACTCACATCGATCTTCACAACAACTCACTCAATGGTCCTTTACCCGATTTTACTAACCTTGCCTTGCTCCAAACTATTTCCCTTGGTCACAATAACTTCACCTCTCTCCCAGAAGATAACTTACGATACTTCACTGAACTAAGAACTCTCAACCTTAGCAATAACTTGAACCTCTCCCAATGGGGATTTCCTATGAATTATTTCGATTACTCCTCCCCTTTGTACTCCATCGATTTCGAAGCTACGAATATGATAGGCTCATTTTCAGATCCTGATATATTTGATTCGTTTCCAAATTTGCATACTTTTATTATTTCTCACAACAAAATGGAAGGATTTCTACCCCCGTCTCTCGGGAAATCTGCAATAAGGAATTTACGACTTAACAATCAGAGAGGTCACGCGTTTTCGGGCACAATTGACATTATAtcaaaaatgagaaatttgtcTCAAGCATGGCTTCACCATAACAACTTCAAGGGTCATATTCCTAACATGTCCAATTGTattaatttgtttgatttgCAGCTTCAGTCAAATAGCTTAGATGGTTTGGTTCCACCTTCATTGTTTTCTCTTACTAGCTTGAACATCATCTCTTTGGAAGAAAATAGGCTTCAAGGACCATTACCTGAGTTTCGCAAGGGTGTTAACGCAACTTTTGAACACAATAACTTTTGTCGAAGCGATGTTGGACCTTGTGATTCCCAGATTATGATTTTATATGATATTATCGATGCTCTTGGGTCTCCTGTATTTTTGGCAACTCAAGGAAATAATGCTTGTACCGGAGGTACATGGATCAAGTTAATGCCCGATCGAGTACAGATTAAGTGTGAAAGAGGGAAAATTGTTAGTTTTAAGATCTGCTATGTTAATGGTATACATGATAGTGGAAGTGGAACCATCTCTCCTAAATTTTCCAATTTAACAAGTTTAGTGAACTTGACTCTTGTTGGAAATAATTTGACCGGTCCAATACCACACAGTCTTACAACTTTGCATCATCTTCAGCTTCTTGATGTTTCCGATAATAATCTATCAGGAACAATTCCCAAATTTCCATATGAGATTAAGTTAAATATCACAGGCAATAATTTGCTAAGGCAAAATATGTCTAGACAAGGTGGAGGTGAAAATGCAACTACTCCAGGTAATGATCAAACCGGAGGTTCATCTAAAGCAGCAAACCTTAGACCTTTTTGGATTGCAG GGGCGTTTGGAGTTGGATTTGTCGTACTTATTGTGTTGATTATTTGTAAACGTAAGAGGTATCATATTTTAGTAAAAAGGTGGGTCGTcaagaaaacaataaaatctATTGACAACAATGTGGAGGATTTCATAAAAAGTTATAACTTGTCAGTGCCAATTAAGCAGTATAGATATTCAGAAGTGAAAAGAATGACAAACTCATTCCGAGACAAATTAGGTCAAGGAGGATACGGTGTTGTTTACAAAGCAAGTTTACTTGATGGACGTCAAGTGGCGGTGAAAGTGATAAACGAGTCAAAGGGAAATGGAGAAGAATTCATAAATGAAGTAGATAGCATTAGTAGAACGTCACATGTGAACATCGTTTCACTTTTGGGTTTTTGTTATGAGAACAAAAGAGCATTAATATATGAATACATGTCAAAGGGATCATTGGATAAGTTTATCCTTAAAGGTGGATTTCCTTATGCTATTTGTAGTTTGGATTGGAACACGATGTACAAAATTGCAATTGGCATTGCTCGGGGACTAGAATACTTGCATCAAGGATGTATTTCAAGGATTTTGCATCTTGATATCAAACCCCAAAACATTCTTTTGGATGAAGATTTTTGTCCAAAAATCTCTGATTTTGGACTAGCTAAAATATGCGAAAGGAATAATAGTATTGTTTCGATGCTTGGCACAAGAGGAACCGTAGGATATATAGCACCAGAAGTATTTAACCGAATGTTTGGTGGAGTTTCTCACAAGTCTGATGTATATAGTTATGGTATGTTAATTCTAGAAATGATTGGAGGAAGAAAGAATTATGACACTGGAGGTTCATGTACATCTGAAATGTACTTTCCAGATTGGATTTATAAGGATCTTGAACAAGGTAACAACCTTGAGAGTGGTTTGGCAAATTCTGAGGAAGAAAATGATATGGTTAGAAAGATAACTATGGTGAGTCTATGGTGCATTCAAACAAATCCATCAGATAGACCATCAATGAGTAGAGTGATAGAAATGCTGCAAGGACCACTTCTGTCAATGTCATATCCTCCAAAGCCTTTCTTATATTCTCCTGAAATGCCACCATTACAAACTTCACATGTGTCTTCTAGCAATTTGCAAGAGACAAATTCAGAAAGTCAGTAG